One part of the Odontesthes bonariensis isolate fOdoBon6 chromosome 13, fOdoBon6.hap1, whole genome shotgun sequence genome encodes these proteins:
- the LOC142397284 gene encoding uncharacterized protein LOC142397284 encodes MRPRSRLLSKRRLMLPTIREGTEETVRDMNEANTLHNCDRGQAVSSEDYLLSICHLACPTFPTTDVSPDNLNTRQQDAMQRRLRPSRLIGEALTTFETDLNKEARTNNVQQGEEKELNGELLYGNSDPLEYIYGHQNNLSAFSGSVRKAFVEGKFVRYHESVCESRARTRANSIPGALNPDFPHHRKSTSPEICTINNTSIPNISPKNNLIWSEARGVCPADRVAERQRLNPAKQSIISQWISDCRSVWRVARVRACMLPAIAEV; translated from the coding sequence ATGCGGCCACGGTCCAGACTGCTGTCCAAGAGAAGACTCATGCTGCCCACAATCAGAGAGGGAACAGAGGAGACGGTGAGGGATATGAATGAAGCCAACACACTTCACAATTGTGATCGCGGCCAGGCTGTCTCATCAGAGGACTACCTCCTCTCCATCTGTCACCTGGCCTGCCCCACCTTCCCCACCACAGATGTGTCCCCTGACAACCTCAACACACGGCAGCAGGACGCCATGCAGCGGAGGCTGAGGCCGTCACGGCTCATCGGGGAAGCGTTAACCACTTTTGAGACCGACCTAAACAAGGAGGCACGCACCAACAATGtgcagcagggagaggagaaagAACTCAACGGAGAGTTGTTGTATGGCAACTCTGACCCTCTGGAGTATATCTACGgacaccagaacaacctctcgGCCTTTTCAGGAAGCGTCAGGAAGGCATTTGTTGAAGGAAAGTTTGTAAGGTATCATGAGAGTGTATGTGAGAGCCGGGCTCGCACCAGAGCTAACAGCATCCCCGGTGCTTTGAATCCAGATTTTCCACACCATCGCAAGAGCACCTCTCCTGAAATATGCACCATCAACAACACTTCAATTCCAAATATTTCCCCGAAAAACAATTTAATCTGGTCAGAGGCTAGGGGAGTTTGTCCAGCAGACAGGGTAGCAGAAAGACAGAGGCTGAATCCAGCCAAGCAATCCATCATCTCTCAGTGGATCTCTGActgcaggtcagtgtggagagtGGCGCGGGTGCGAGCTTGTATGCTCCCTGCCATTGCTGAAGTATAG